Proteins encoded in a region of the Pseudochaenichthys georgianus chromosome 20, fPseGeo1.2, whole genome shotgun sequence genome:
- the chrnd gene encoding acetylcholine receptor subunit delta, translating into MKLQPAALISVFLLALLSAECWCRNEEERLINFLITEQGYNKELRPVKRQQDVVNVYLALTLSNLISLKEVDETLLTNVWIDHSWVDFRLAWNETEFDDIKELRLPSKMLWLPEIVLENNNDAQFEVAYYSNVVVYSNGVCYWLPPAIFRSSCSINVNYFPFDWQNCTLKFVSLTYNAKEIKMNLKEEWSADGKTLLWLVEWIIIDPASFTENGEWVIQHLPAKKNTYEHIPMESNKHQDITFYLIIKRKPLFYIVNIIIPCVLISFLASLVYYLPADSGEKMTLSISVLLAQSVFLLLISQRLPETSMSVPLIVKYLMFIMVLVTVVVLNCVVVLNLHFRTPSTHVMSDWTKKMFLERLPRILHMSHQTAAEPYWDGALPRRTSSVGYIASADEYYSVKSRSELMFEKQSVRHGLITRATHSSVVKPQADDGVTDQLYAEIKPAVDGANYIIKQMRNKNDFNEEKDNWSGVARTVDRLCLFLVTPVMTIGTIIIFLMGVYNVPPPLPFQGDPYNYNETNPRLPA; encoded by the exons ATGAAGCTCCAGCCTGCCGCTCTGATCTCCGTCTTCCTCCTCGCTCTGCTCTCAGCTG agtgcTGGTGCAGGAACGAGGAGGAGCGTCTGATCAACTTCCTGATTACAGAGCAAGGATACAACAAAGAGCTGCGACCCGTAAAGAGACAGCAGGATGTCGTCAATGTTTACCTCGCCCTCACACTCTCCAACCTCATCTCTCTG AAAGAGGTGGACGAGACTCTGCTGACAAACGTATGGATAGATCAT TCGTGGGTTGACTTCCGCCTTGCATGGAATGAGACGGAGTTTGACGACATCAAGGAGCTGCGTCTGCCTTCCAAAATGTTGTGGCTGCCGGAGATCGTACTGGAAAACAA TAACGACGCCCAGTTCGAGGTGGCGTACTACAGTAACGTGGTGGTGTATTCCAATGGTGTCTGCTACTGGTTACCGCCCGCCATCTTCCGCTCCTCCTGCTCCATCAACGTCAACTACTTCCCCTTCGACTGGCAGAACTGCACGCTCAAATTTGT CTCTCTGACCTACAATGCCAAAGAGATCAAGATGAATCTTAAGGAAGAGTGGTCCGCCGACGGAAAAACTCTCTTATGGTTGGTGGAGTGGATCATCATCGACCCTGCCAGCTTTACAG AGAACGGCGAGTGGGTGATTCAGCACCTCCCGGCCAAGAAAAACACGTACGAACACATCCCCATGGAGAGCAACAAGCACCAGGACATCACCTTCTACCTGATCATCAAACGCAAGCCGCTATTCTACATCGTCAACATCATCATCCCCTGCGTGCTCATCTCCTTCCTCGCATCCCTGGTCTACTACCTGCCGGCTGACA gtggtgAGAAGATGACCTTGTCTATCTCCGTGCTGCTGGCTCAGTCTGTCTTCCTGCTGCTGATCTCTCAAAGGCTGCCAGAGACTTCTATGTCTGTTCCACTTATTGTCAA atacTTGATGTTCATCATGGTGTTGGTGACGGTGGTGGTGTTGAACTGTGTGGTCGTCCTCAACCTGCACTTCAGGACCCCGAGCACACACGTCATGTCTGATTGGACCAagaag ATGTTCCTCGAGCGACTGCCTCGCATCCTTCACATGTCCCACCAGACGGCGGCGGAGCCATACTGGGATGGAGCGTTGCCACGGCGAACCAGCTCTGTGGGCTACATCGCCTCGGCGGACGAGTACTACAGTGTGAAGTCTCGCAGCGAGCTGATGTTCGAGAAACAGTCAGTGAGGCACGGACTGATAACCCGCGCCACACACTCATCAG ttgtgaaGCCTCAGGCTGATGATGGGGTGACGGATCAGCTGTATGCGGAGATCAAGCCGGCGGTGGACGGAGCGAACTACATCATCAAACAAATGAGGAACAAAAACGACTTCAACGAG GAGAAGGATAACTGGAGCGGTGTCGCCCGAACGGTGGACCGTCTGTGTCTCTTCTTGGTTACCCCGGTGATGACCATCGGCACCATCATCATCTTCCTCATGGGCGTCTACAACGTCCCACCCCCCCTGCCCTTCCAGGGAGACCCCTACAACTACAATGAAACAAACCCTCGCCTGCCTGCCTAG